The following are encoded together in the Glycine max cultivar Williams 82 chromosome 8, Glycine_max_v4.0, whole genome shotgun sequence genome:
- the LOC100817435 gene encoding uncharacterized protein At1g51745 isoform X1: MGSSGESNLNGIDASVGGLVWVRRRNGSWWPGRIMGLHELSESCLVSPRSGTPVKLLGREDASVDWYNLEKSKRVKAFRCGEYNECIEKAKASAANSSKKAVKYARREDAILHALELESAHLDKESLSLCSRLDKPGSEHGGSAGELPLMSGEDNEDVADDLSDSDDNSNAAPELSQSGISFEEPNHNGTLKMQSVQGRRRRTPNDSEDDGFEGVKRMRGLEDLGIGVVSKRKVQGTGATEIVQHISASLNNSTAGNCLANGTSVNGGKGYSSTLKRKRSQVANAHELLKRKNRHRPLTKVLESTAMVSVPVICDQLPSSSGSPLCGVTDGRISGLDSNGSKKTFPTPTHNSDSTEATCENGTSLIGHDHGSDDASQINHKVKENEASGLPGLVGKDSPDELFDVPFVGVLGEEKHTLDFSPILVSCSSGKPQVSPLGEQSCNASQCEAVSLRNESKNEPGCTSSVAGHSIVGHRADKGSSKWQSKGKRNSRNTSKNIKHASRKYVDTDRQSSAYFPGIGNSDGIYQGACQKVDWNGMGEPNTSYNCTSQVNCKPVAEGQLEGLRDLNKHVKVTTTEAKLLPDGSLTPQRLLPYRHSRFTVNSRYQTADFPGRNYCSDASLYDVKLEVKSSYRPQHVPLVSLVSKLNGKAFIGHPLAVEVMVEGHCDKMLSDIGCDLEVGDVYCVAKPNSVTGRIHSKNSTRFSPSKSSKMKKTGLLNKKIRKLSSLTGHRQSEEERKEKKPVVDKKGPVIACIPLQVVFSRINEAVSGQARSTHRALPTSSNP; encoded by the exons aTGGGTAGCTCAGGTGAGTCGAACCTGAACGGAATCGATGCGTCGGTGGGTGGGTTGGTTTGGGTCCGACGGAGAAACGGGTCGTGGTGGCCGGGTCGGATAATGGGTCTTCATGAATTGTCGGAGAGTTGCTTGGTTTCTCCGAGATCGGGTACTCCCGTTAAGCTCTTAGGTCGTGAAGATGCAAGCGT GGATTGGTATAATCTTGAAAAATCAAAGCGGGTAAAAGCTTTTCGCTGTGGAGAGTATAATGAATGCATTGAGAAGGCAAAGGCATCTGCTGCTAATTCAAGCAAGAAGGCAGTGAAGTATGCTCGCAGGGAAGATGCTATTCTCCATGCTCTTGAGCTAGAGAGTGCTCACCTGGACAAGGAATCATTAAGCTTATGCTCCAGATTAGATAAACCTGGTAGTGAACATGGAGGATCAGCTGGCGAATTACCCCTCATGTCTGGTGAAGACAATGAAGATGTGGCAGATGATTTGAGTGACTCTGATGACAATTCTAATGCAGCTCCAGAATTGTCTCAATCTGGTATATCTTTTGAAGAGCCTAATCACAATGGTACTTTAAAGATGCAATCTGTGCAAGGAAGGAGGAGAAGAACACCTAATGATTCAGAAGATGATGGATTTGAAGGAGTCAAGCGAATGAGAGGACTTGAGGACCTAGGCATTGGTGTAGTGTCAAAGAGAAAGGTCCAAGGTACTGGTGCAACTGAGATAGTTCAGCACATTAGTGCTTCACTCAACAATTCAACTGCAGGGAACTGTCTGGCAAATGGAACTTCTGTAAATGGTGGTAAAGGCTATTCTTCAACACTGAAAAGAAAGAGATCACAAGTGGCAAATGCTCATGAAttattgaaaaggaaaaatcgACACCGGCCCCTGACTAAGGTTTTGGAGAGTACAGCCATGGTGTCAGTTCCTGTCATTTGTGATCAGCTTCCCAGTTCAAGCGGTTCTCCACTATGTGGGGTAACTGATGGAAGAATTTCAGGATTAGATTCTAATGGTTCAAAGAAAACTTTTCCAACGCCAACACATAATTCAGATAGTACTGAGGCTACTTGTGAGAACGGGACTTCATTAATTGGTCATGACCATGGTAGTGATGATGCTTCCCAAATCAATCACAAAGTCAAGGAGAATGAGGCTTCTGGCTTACCAGGGCTAGTTGGCAAAGATTCTCCTGATGAACTATTTGATGTTCCATTTGTTGGGGTTTTAGGGGAGGAGAAACACACTCTGG ATTTCTCACCCATACTGGTTTCTTGTTCATCTGGCAAGCCTCAAGTTAGTCCATTGGGAGAACAGTCTTGTAATGCTAGTCAATGTGAAGCTGTGTCATTGAGAAATGAGAGCAAGAATGAACCAGGCTGTACCAGTTCAGTTGCTGGTCACAGTATTGTTGGCCATAGAGCAGACAAAGGTAGTTCAAAGTGGCAGTCAAAAGGAAAGAGGAATTCAAGAAATAcgagtaaaaatataaaacatgccTCAAGAAAATATGTGGACACAGACCGCCAATCCAGTGCATATTTTCCAGGAATAGGGAACTCGGACGGAATCTATCAGGGTGCTTGTCAAAAAGTTGATTGGAATGGCATGGGTGAACCAAATACTTCATACAACTGTACTTCTCAAGTTAACTGCAAACCTGTTGCTGAAGGTCAACTAGAAGGACTTCGGGACTTGAACAAGCATGTCAAGGTGACAACAACGGAGGCAAAGTTATTGCCTGATGGATCTCTCACACCTCAGAGATTGCTTCCTTATCGCCATTCACGCTTCACTGTTAACTCCAGATATCAAACGGCAGATTTCCCTGGAAGAAATTATTGTTCTGATGCTTCATTATATGACGTTAAGCTAGAAGTTAAATCCAGCTACCGGCCACAACATGTGCCTTTGGTTTCCCTTGTGAGTAAACTGAATGGCAAAGCCTTTATTGGACACCCTTTGGCGGTTGAGGTCATGGTTGAAGGTCATTGTGATAAAATGTTGAGTGACATTGGATGTGACTTGGAAGTTGGTGATGTCTATTGTGTAGCCAAGCCAAACTCGGTGACTGGAAGAATACATTCGAAGAATTCAACGCGATTTTCTCCTAGTAAATCTTCCAAGATGAAGAAAACCGGGCTGTTGAATAAAAAGATTCGGAAGTTGTCGTCATTGACAGGTCACAGGCAGTcagaagaggaaagaaaggaaaaaaagccAGTGGTAGATAAGAAGGGTCCTGTTATTGCTTGTATTCCCCTCCAAGTAGTATTCAGTAGGATAAATGAAGCTGTGAGCGGTCAAGCACGGTCCACGCACCGTGCATTACCAACATCATCCAACCCTTGA
- the LOC100817435 gene encoding uncharacterized protein At1g51745 isoform X2, which yields MSGEDNEDVADDLSDSDDNSNAAPELSQSGISFEEPNHNGTLKMQSVQGRRRRTPNDSEDDGFEGVKRMRGLEDLGIGVVSKRKVQGTGATEIVQHISASLNNSTAGNCLANGTSVNGGKGYSSTLKRKRSQVANAHELLKRKNRHRPLTKVLESTAMVSVPVICDQLPSSSGSPLCGVTDGRISGLDSNGSKKTFPTPTHNSDSTEATCENGTSLIGHDHGSDDASQINHKVKENEASGLPGLVGKDSPDELFDVPFVGVLGEEKHTLDFSPILVSCSSGKPQVSPLGEQSCNASQCEAVSLRNESKNEPGCTSSVAGHSIVGHRADKGSSKWQSKGKRNSRNTSKNIKHASRKYVDTDRQSSAYFPGIGNSDGIYQGACQKVDWNGMGEPNTSYNCTSQVNCKPVAEGQLEGLRDLNKHVKVTTTEAKLLPDGSLTPQRLLPYRHSRFTVNSRYQTADFPGRNYCSDASLYDVKLEVKSSYRPQHVPLVSLVSKLNGKAFIGHPLAVEVMVEGHCDKMLSDIGCDLEVGDVYCVAKPNSVTGRIHSKNSTRFSPSKSSKMKKTGLLNKKIRKLSSLTGHRQSEEERKEKKPVVDKKGPVIACIPLQVVFSRINEAVSGQARSTHRALPTSSNP from the exons ATGTCTGGTGAAGACAATGAAGATGTGGCAGATGATTTGAGTGACTCTGATGACAATTCTAATGCAGCTCCAGAATTGTCTCAATCTGGTATATCTTTTGAAGAGCCTAATCACAATGGTACTTTAAAGATGCAATCTGTGCAAGGAAGGAGGAGAAGAACACCTAATGATTCAGAAGATGATGGATTTGAAGGAGTCAAGCGAATGAGAGGACTTGAGGACCTAGGCATTGGTGTAGTGTCAAAGAGAAAGGTCCAAGGTACTGGTGCAACTGAGATAGTTCAGCACATTAGTGCTTCACTCAACAATTCAACTGCAGGGAACTGTCTGGCAAATGGAACTTCTGTAAATGGTGGTAAAGGCTATTCTTCAACACTGAAAAGAAAGAGATCACAAGTGGCAAATGCTCATGAAttattgaaaaggaaaaatcgACACCGGCCCCTGACTAAGGTTTTGGAGAGTACAGCCATGGTGTCAGTTCCTGTCATTTGTGATCAGCTTCCCAGTTCAAGCGGTTCTCCACTATGTGGGGTAACTGATGGAAGAATTTCAGGATTAGATTCTAATGGTTCAAAGAAAACTTTTCCAACGCCAACACATAATTCAGATAGTACTGAGGCTACTTGTGAGAACGGGACTTCATTAATTGGTCATGACCATGGTAGTGATGATGCTTCCCAAATCAATCACAAAGTCAAGGAGAATGAGGCTTCTGGCTTACCAGGGCTAGTTGGCAAAGATTCTCCTGATGAACTATTTGATGTTCCATTTGTTGGGGTTTTAGGGGAGGAGAAACACACTCTGG ATTTCTCACCCATACTGGTTTCTTGTTCATCTGGCAAGCCTCAAGTTAGTCCATTGGGAGAACAGTCTTGTAATGCTAGTCAATGTGAAGCTGTGTCATTGAGAAATGAGAGCAAGAATGAACCAGGCTGTACCAGTTCAGTTGCTGGTCACAGTATTGTTGGCCATAGAGCAGACAAAGGTAGTTCAAAGTGGCAGTCAAAAGGAAAGAGGAATTCAAGAAATAcgagtaaaaatataaaacatgccTCAAGAAAATATGTGGACACAGACCGCCAATCCAGTGCATATTTTCCAGGAATAGGGAACTCGGACGGAATCTATCAGGGTGCTTGTCAAAAAGTTGATTGGAATGGCATGGGTGAACCAAATACTTCATACAACTGTACTTCTCAAGTTAACTGCAAACCTGTTGCTGAAGGTCAACTAGAAGGACTTCGGGACTTGAACAAGCATGTCAAGGTGACAACAACGGAGGCAAAGTTATTGCCTGATGGATCTCTCACACCTCAGAGATTGCTTCCTTATCGCCATTCACGCTTCACTGTTAACTCCAGATATCAAACGGCAGATTTCCCTGGAAGAAATTATTGTTCTGATGCTTCATTATATGACGTTAAGCTAGAAGTTAAATCCAGCTACCGGCCACAACATGTGCCTTTGGTTTCCCTTGTGAGTAAACTGAATGGCAAAGCCTTTATTGGACACCCTTTGGCGGTTGAGGTCATGGTTGAAGGTCATTGTGATAAAATGTTGAGTGACATTGGATGTGACTTGGAAGTTGGTGATGTCTATTGTGTAGCCAAGCCAAACTCGGTGACTGGAAGAATACATTCGAAGAATTCAACGCGATTTTCTCCTAGTAAATCTTCCAAGATGAAGAAAACCGGGCTGTTGAATAAAAAGATTCGGAAGTTGTCGTCATTGACAGGTCACAGGCAGTcagaagaggaaagaaaggaaaaaaagccAGTGGTAGATAAGAAGGGTCCTGTTATTGCTTGTATTCCCCTCCAAGTAGTATTCAGTAGGATAAATGAAGCTGTGAGCGGTCAAGCACGGTCCACGCACCGTGCATTACCAACATCATCCAACCCTTGA
- the LOC100306153 gene encoding 60S ribosomal protein L28-2-like (The RefSeq protein has 1 substitution compared to this genomic sequence): MATVPGQLVWEIVKKNNSFLVKQFGRGTQSVEFSRESNNLYNLNSFKYSGLANKKTVTVQPEGKDQAVLLATTKTKKQNKPAALLHKSVMKKEFRGMAKAVENQVAKNYYRPDLKKAALARLSAVHRSLKVAKSGVKKRNRQGVRVAGRK, from the exons ATGGCCACCGTTCCAGGGCAGCTCGTGTGGGAGATCGTCAAGAAAAACAATTCCTTCTTGGTCAAGCAGTTTGGAAGGGGCACCCAGAGCGTCGAATTCAGCAGAGAGAGCAACAATCTCTACAACCTCAATTCGTTCAAGTACTCTG GTTTGGCAAACAAGAAAACTGTTACTGTTCAGCCTGAGGGCAAAGATCAGGCTGTGTTGTTGGCTACAACCAAGACAAAGAAGCAAAACAAGCCCGCTGCATTGCTCCACAAATCTGTGATGAAGAAGGAGTTCAGGAGGATGGCAAAAGCTGTTGAAAACCag GTGGCCAAAAATTACTACAGGCCTGATCTCAAGAAGGCTGCCCTTGCAAGGTTGAGTGCTGTTCACAGAAGCCTCAAAGTTGCCAAGTCTGGTGTCAAGAAGAGGAATAGACAGGGCGTGAGAGTCGCTGGTAGGAAGTGA
- the LOC106799753 gene encoding uncharacterized protein, which produces MSVKKSESLNGSNAVAKLKGQKPSKRRHFERCFSSVELTMEPGKQLKDMDSNKLKAEIKRWAKAVVAYARQVSGRFGKSQG; this is translated from the coding sequence ATGTCTGTAAAGAAATCTGAGTCTCTCAATGGCAGCAATGCGGTTGCCAAGCTTAAGGGCCAGAAACCTTCAAAACGGAGGCATTTCGAACGCTGTTTCTCTTCAGTTGAATTGACTATGGAGCCAGGGAAGCAGCTGAAGGACATGGATTCCAACAAGTTGAAGGCTGAGATCAAGAGGTGGGCTAAGGCTGTTGTTGCATATGCACGCCAAGTCAGTGGCCGTTTTGGAAAGTCTCAAGGCTAA